The genomic window TTTAGGAGGACAGTCATGCAAACAGTCTTACAAGCACTTCAAAATGTCATCAATTATCTCATATTGTTTGCCTCGCCCATTCTGGTCATCGCGCTTATCATGGCTGGGTTCAATATGGCCAGTTCAGATAGCAGCCGGCATGAGAAGGCAAAACGCCAGCTCATCGGCATTGGCATTGCCGCTATTCTGATCTTTGGGGCCCGGTTCATTGTCCCAGCTCTGATCTCACTCGTCCCTGGTTCTTCTTTCTAAACAACATTAGCGTTTCCCGGCAGAAGCTGCCGACCAATGTTGGGGTCGCTTCTGCCTCGATCGGGACACTTTGCAAGCGTCGATTGCAAGTCCGCACGAAGCTTCGGTGCCAGACCATCCAAGATACCCTGATAAGACTTCTAAATGTATCGAATATTCATGTATGGTTTAGGAGAAGACTGCTGGCTCAACCGAACCGCGGGATAAGTGCTAAGGGGGATAGCATGCTCAATAAATTAACCAACGCAAACCTGTATCCCCAGATAGGACTCAGAACAAAAAGCCATGGCTCTATCAAGGCTAGTGCTCTATGAAAAGAATTATCTTTTTATGGTGCGGTGTTACTTGAAATTCTGCTTTAGTTGGTATCCCGAGTGCGGCTTGAATGGACGGTCTTGAACATTTGACGCAATGGGATCAGAACAAATCCTCTCAACAAGTTTTATAGAGCAATTACATGCATATCTTTATGAGCTTATCAAGGAATTTTATCGATAATTTTGGAAAACCATGATCGAAAAATGCTATCGTGACATTCAAAGTCGGGGGCAACTCGCTGGGCTCAGCTTAGTCGAAGTGTTCATTTTGTTGGGCGTACCTATTTTATTATTCCCCATTTTTACGTTGTTAAAACTGAGCTTTGGCATCATATTGATCATCGACATTTTGCTATATGCATTATTTCGATTTGCGGCACGCTCATCCCAATTCGATTATGGGCTTTTTTCATTTTTTTATTTCCAATTTATTTGGCCGAGGCACTTATCCGCTTTTGGCGCTGATGAAAAAATATATTTGAAAGAGGATGAAGAAAAATTATTAAATGCCTTAGGGAATAACCAGTCAAATTCTCATTCGGACAGTCATCGCATCGGGCGCACTGGCTAAGCGTATTCAAGCGACTCAGATCCTGCCGGAGGGCCAATCATCCGGATTACCGAAAAATCGTCCAATGGAATTTTTCATAGCATCATTTAGTTTAGGAATCAGATTTATCTTATGAATTATACCAAACTGACAGAACGAGAAGCCTATCGATACCGGGCTACGCTGCCAAAATATTTGCCGTACCTTGATATTCTTGATAAATTCATCATCAAAAAGAACGGCAACTTCGTGGCTGGCTTCGAAATCGAGACGCTGGATAACATGGGTCTATCGAGTGACGATTATGAGATGATTGCTCTGACCTTCGAAAACGCACTGAATAGTTTGGATCAAAAGGTCAATTTGCAATTTTATTACACATTCGATTACTACCCTTACGCTGAGGATTTCGTTTACACCGATGACCCAATATTGAATTATTTCAAATTTCACCGGCATCAATATCTATCTTTTTATAAGTACCTCAAATGTCGCACTTACTTGTTCGTCGATTTTGATGCAGCGACTTCATTTCGAACGCCGTTCAATATTTCGCTATCTAATGGGACGGTTGTGCAACGGTTTAAATCAGAGCACGAGCGACAGGTGGCAGCTCGAGAACAAGACATCAAATCGCTCAAAGCCAATTTCGAAAATAGTGGCATCATTTTGCGCCGATTGAATGACAGCGAGCTGGCCGAGATCCTTTATCAATCGATCAATTTGACGAACGAGCCATTCGATCGTCCCATTGATAGCCTGGCGCTCAATAGCCAATTGTCAGCCAATGACTACAGTGTCGAACGGGGATTTCTCAAAATTGGAAGTCAGTACGTGGCATGCCTTTCTTTGAGCTTGCTGCCCGAGGTCACTCGGTCGCATCATCTTTACAATAATATCCCGTTACCCTATATTTTTCCGCTATTGCATAATTTGCCTTTTCCACATCGGGTGGTGCTGTCGTGTCAGAACGCCGATATGGAAAAAGAAGTAAACCGACTGTCTCGCAAACTCAATTTCACCCGCTTTTTGATGAACTTTTCCCAGAACAAAGAGGGGCGTCGCAGTGAAATTCGCTATCGGGAATTGAACGAGCTGTTGGACGAAATTTATCATAAGCATAAAAAGCTGGCCTCACTAAGCTTGACGGTCGTGCTCTACGATACCGATATCGATCGACTGAATGAAAAGATCAATCGGACCAATCTGGCGTTCAGCAATATCGACAAGAGTCAGGCAGTACTGGAAACGCTAGACATTCTGCCGATCTATATGAGCTGCCTGCCGGGCAATTCCGAAGAAAATTATCATCGGCTATTGGTCAAAACGTCCAATGCCGCGCAATTCATTTGTGTGAGCAACTTCAACCGTGGTCATCATCGCGGCGTTGTGGTGAAAAACCGGAATAATGAGCCAATTTTATTTGACTATTTTGATCCTCGGCTCAATAGCTGGAACGCCATTATTATTGGACCCACCGGGACTGGCAAAAGCTATCTTATGCAGGCATTGTTATTACAATTGCTGGAACAGGGGGTGAAAGTATTTGGATTGGATGTTGGGGGTGTCGGAAATATCGGCGGCAGTTATAAAAAAATGATCACGCTTCTGAATGGTAGGTATATTGAGCTCAATATTGATCATCCGATTCCGCTGAACCCATTCGCCCTAATTAAAGACAATTTCGATACCAAAAAGCAATTATTTCTCCGAGCGTTCCTCGAGAAGCTCATTTTGGAGCGCGAGGAGAAATCTATCTCGAAGGTGGAGCAAGCATTCATCAGCAAAGTATTGGAAAAATACGTCGCCGAATACAAGGGGACTCGCAATCTGAAGACCTTTGTCGAATTTTTTGCCAAGCAGCGTGATGAAGAAGGTTATGTTGATGTAAAACTGTTGGCCCGAAAGATGTATATATATACGCATGGCGAATACAGTCGCTTCCTCTGCGCCGATGAAATGATCGACATCAAAGAAGATCTCGTCTGCTTCGATCTGAAAGGGCTCGAAAATCATCCTGATCTTCAGGGCATCATCGCAATCATCATCACTGGCCTATTGTGGGATTTGATGGAGCGCAACCTCAATCATCAGAAAGTCATTTTCGCCGATGAGCTGTGGAAGGTGCTTGGGGACAACTCGACCATTGGTCATTTGGTGGTTGAGCTATTTCGGACGTCTCGAAAGATGGGAGCTGGCATCTTCGCGATTTCTCAGTCAATCGATGACATTGAATCAGTCAGTTTCTCGACGCCGATCAAAGATAATGCGCTCAACCATTTTATTTTGGCGCACAAGCCGAAACAATTGGAGTCGCTGGCGCGGGCTTTTGGTTACACCGATCATCAGTTGGCCCTGATCGCTAGCCTCCGCCGAGGCGAGTTTTTCTTGGATCGCGATGGCCGAATTACCGTGCTGAAAATCGACACCAGCCAATACGACCATTATCTTTTCACCACCAATCGCCAGGAAAATAACGAGCTGGAGCAGAATCTAATCAAATATGAGGGCAACTTATTAAAGGCAATTGATCAATTAGCCAAGAAAAAGGTGCTGTCGAAAGATGCGGTTTTGGTTTG from candidate division KSB1 bacterium includes these protein-coding regions:
- a CDS encoding ATP-binding protein; its protein translation is MNYTKLTEREAYRYRATLPKYLPYLDILDKFIIKKNGNFVAGFEIETLDNMGLSSDDYEMIALTFENALNSLDQKVNLQFYYTFDYYPYAEDFVYTDDPILNYFKFHRHQYLSFYKYLKCRTYLFVDFDAATSFRTPFNISLSNGTVVQRFKSEHERQVAAREQDIKSLKANFENSGIILRRLNDSELAEILYQSINLTNEPFDRPIDSLALNSQLSANDYSVERGFLKIGSQYVACLSLSLLPEVTRSHHLYNNIPLPYIFPLLHNLPFPHRVVLSCQNADMEKEVNRLSRKLNFTRFLMNFSQNKEGRRSEIRYRELNELLDEIYHKHKKLASLSLTVVLYDTDIDRLNEKINRTNLAFSNIDKSQAVLETLDILPIYMSCLPGNSEENYHRLLVKTSNAAQFICVSNFNRGHHRGVVVKNRNNEPILFDYFDPRLNSWNAIIIGPTGTGKSYLMQALLLQLLEQGVKVFGLDVGGVGNIGGSYKKMITLLNGRYIELNIDHPIPLNPFALIKDNFDTKKQLFLRAFLEKLILEREEKSISKVEQAFISKVLEKYVAEYKGTRNLKTFVEFFAKQRDEEGYVDVKLLARKMYIYTHGEYSRFLCADEMIDIKEDLVCFDLKGLENHPDLQGIIAIIITGLLWDLMERNLNHQKVIFADELWKVLGDNSTIGHLVVELFRTSRKMGAGIFAISQSIDDIESVSFSTPIKDNALNHFILAHKPKQLESLARAFGYTDHQLALIASLRRGEFFLDRDGRITVLKIDTSQYDHYLFTTNRQENNELEQNLIKYEGNLLKAIDQLAKKKVLSKDAVLV
- a CDS encoding TrbC/VirB2 family protein, with product MFCFRRTVMQTVLQALQNVINYLILFASPILVIALIMAGFNMASSDSSRHEKAKRQLIGIGIAAILIFGARFIVPALISLVPGSSF